From a region of the Tenggerimyces flavus genome:
- a CDS encoding carbohydrate ABC transporter permease → MGTATTLPPRTAETPATQPHRRDRRTLSGLGFLAPFLVLYILFLFGPSLYGFVMSFFNASLVKGGLSSFAGFGNYAEAFSTPEFWSALWHTVWFTILTTPPLVVLALVFALLADRLVRGRWFFRLVFFAPYVLPSAVVALIWVWLYTPDLGLLNDWVAKLPGNLAAPTWLGDPSWAMISVALTTVWWTIGFNFVLYLAGLQDIPRDLYEASAIDGASPWKQITRITIPLLGRTTTLVAVLQVIASLKIFDQIYLMTGGGPDFATRPAIQYIYDVGFTDYRVGYASAVSMVLFALILVVSLVWFWLVRRQERVS, encoded by the coding sequence GTGGGCACCGCAACGACATTGCCGCCGCGGACTGCCGAAACACCCGCGACGCAGCCACACCGACGGGATCGGAGAACACTGTCGGGGCTGGGCTTCCTCGCGCCGTTCCTCGTTCTCTACATCCTGTTTCTGTTCGGGCCGAGCCTGTACGGCTTCGTGATGAGCTTCTTCAACGCGAGCCTTGTCAAGGGCGGCTTGTCAAGCTTCGCCGGATTCGGCAACTATGCCGAGGCGTTCAGCACACCGGAGTTCTGGTCCGCGCTGTGGCACACGGTGTGGTTCACGATCCTCACCACTCCCCCGCTGGTCGTTCTCGCGCTGGTGTTCGCCTTGCTCGCGGACCGGCTCGTGCGCGGCCGGTGGTTCTTCCGGCTGGTGTTCTTCGCGCCGTACGTCCTCCCGTCCGCCGTCGTCGCGTTGATCTGGGTCTGGCTCTACACGCCGGACCTCGGCCTGTTGAACGACTGGGTCGCGAAGCTCCCCGGCAACCTCGCCGCGCCGACCTGGCTCGGCGACCCGAGCTGGGCGATGATCTCGGTCGCGCTCACCACGGTCTGGTGGACGATCGGCTTCAACTTCGTGCTCTATCTCGCCGGCCTGCAGGACATCCCGCGCGATCTGTACGAGGCCTCGGCGATCGACGGCGCCTCACCGTGGAAGCAGATCACGCGCATCACGATCCCGCTGCTCGGTCGTACGACCACACTCGTCGCCGTCCTCCAGGTCATCGCGTCGCTGAAGATCTTCGACCAGATCTACCTGATGACGGGCGGCGGTCCGGACTTCGCGACGAGACCGGCGATCCAGTACATCTACGACGTCGGCTTCACCGACTACCGCGTCGGGTACGCGTCGGCGGTCTCGATGGTGCTGTTCGCGTTGATCCTCGTCGTCTCCCTCGTCTGGTTCTGGCTGGTACGCCGGCAGGAAAGGGTGTCGTGA
- a CDS encoding carbohydrate ABC transporter permease codes for MTRQRLFNGVCIGALIAFALLWIMPFAWAIDTSLKPEAETTIVPVTWGIENLTFDAYTKVLGAGNILQWYFNSFVISTLIAVFSVVFCSMAGYALSRIRFRGSTFVFWFILAGIMIPGQALIVPLFREFAAVNLIDTYWAVILPQIAAPVAVFVFKQFFDGVPRELEEAARVDGASRLRIYARIFLPLSRPAISAVAIFTFVWSWNNFLWPLLVLTSTPLVTLPVGLATVSSAYGIQYAQIMASAVLGALPLLVVFLLFQRRIVEGIAGTGLKY; via the coding sequence ATGACCCGCCAACGACTGTTCAACGGCGTCTGCATCGGCGCATTGATCGCGTTCGCGCTGCTCTGGATCATGCCGTTCGCATGGGCGATCGACACCTCGCTCAAGCCCGAGGCCGAGACCACGATCGTCCCGGTGACCTGGGGGATCGAGAACCTGACGTTCGACGCGTACACGAAAGTGCTCGGTGCCGGGAACATCCTGCAGTGGTACTTCAACAGCTTCGTGATCTCGACGCTGATCGCGGTGTTCTCGGTCGTGTTCTGCAGCATGGCGGGCTACGCCTTGTCGCGAATCCGCTTCCGTGGCAGCACGTTCGTCTTCTGGTTCATCCTCGCGGGCATCATGATTCCGGGGCAGGCGCTGATCGTTCCGCTGTTCCGCGAGTTCGCGGCGGTGAACCTGATCGACACGTACTGGGCGGTGATCCTGCCGCAGATCGCCGCGCCGGTGGCGGTGTTCGTCTTCAAGCAGTTCTTCGACGGCGTGCCGCGCGAGCTGGAAGAGGCCGCACGCGTGGACGGCGCGTCGAGGTTGCGTATCTACGCGCGGATATTCCTGCCGTTGTCGCGGCCGGCGATCTCGGCGGTGGCGATCTTCACGTTCGTCTGGTCGTGGAACAACTTCCTGTGGCCGTTGCTCGTTCTGACCTCGACCCCGCTGGTGACCCTGCCGGTGGGGTTGGCGACGGTGTCGAGCGCGTACGGCATCCAGTACGCGCAGATCATGGCCTCCGCGGTGCTGGGCGCGCTGCCGTTGCTCGTCGTGTTCCTGCTGTTCCAGCGCCGGATCGTCGAGGGGATCGCCGGGACTGGGCTCAAGTACTAG
- a CDS encoding LacI family DNA-binding transcriptional regulator, translated as MVKIADVARHANVAASTVSYVLSGKRPISPEVQARVHESIRILGYHAHAGARALASKRTNIIALVIPLRTGVHVPVLMQFVTAVAARARESDYDILLLTQDEGERGLQRVQGSSLADVLIVMDVEMQDERLPLIRALSTPTVLIGFPADPDGLTCIDLDFSAAGAACLEHLASLGHKCVGLVGSPYAVYERGTGFATRVLDGIEGAAERHGITITTHPCDPNPADVQTTVRDLLGHHPDMTGLIVHNEGVVESLVHALRTFGRRVPDDMSIVAIGPNEWAERHNLTAVALPADEVGTRAVELALAQLDGKDVPAASLLAPVLTPRGSTRPST; from the coding sequence GTGGTCAAGATCGCCGACGTCGCCAGGCATGCCAACGTCGCCGCGAGCACGGTGTCGTACGTCCTGAGCGGCAAGCGCCCGATCTCGCCCGAGGTCCAGGCGCGCGTGCACGAGAGCATCCGCATCCTCGGCTACCACGCCCACGCCGGGGCCAGGGCGCTCGCGAGCAAGCGCACCAACATCATCGCGCTCGTTATCCCGCTCCGCACCGGCGTCCACGTCCCCGTCCTCATGCAGTTCGTCACCGCTGTCGCCGCGCGCGCCCGCGAGTCCGACTACGACATCCTGCTGCTCACCCAGGACGAGGGCGAGCGCGGCCTGCAACGCGTCCAGGGCAGCTCACTCGCCGACGTCCTCATCGTGATGGACGTCGAGATGCAGGACGAACGCCTCCCGCTGATCCGCGCGCTCAGCACGCCGACGGTTCTCATCGGCTTCCCCGCGGACCCCGACGGCCTCACCTGCATCGACCTCGACTTCTCCGCCGCCGGCGCCGCGTGCCTCGAGCACCTAGCCAGCCTCGGCCACAAGTGCGTCGGGCTGGTGGGCAGTCCGTACGCCGTCTACGAACGCGGCACCGGCTTCGCGACCCGGGTGCTCGACGGCATCGAGGGCGCCGCCGAACGGCACGGGATCACGATCACCACGCACCCGTGCGACCCCAACCCAGCCGACGTCCAGACCACCGTACGCGACCTGCTCGGCCACCACCCCGACATGACCGGGCTCATCGTGCACAACGAGGGCGTGGTCGAGTCGCTCGTCCACGCGCTGCGGACGTTCGGCCGCCGGGTTCCCGACGACATGTCGATCGTCGCGATCGGCCCGAACGAGTGGGCCGAACGCCACAACCTCACCGCGGTCGCGCTCCCGGCCGACGAGGTGGGTACGCGAGCGGTCGAGCTCGCGCTGGCCCAGCTCGACGGCAAGGACGTCCCGGCCGCCTCGCTCCTCGCCCCCGTCCTCACGCCACGGGGGAGCACACGCCCTAGTACTTGA
- a CDS encoding PIG-L deacetylase family protein: MTIYAHPADTITNCGGTLARHADAGDEVVALILTHGGRIHANKYAEEWRRDNPDPSITGASLDEIIENKKGELRRAASIIGIGEVITFDLDDNFAAVSEDVVDRIAFELARQQPDVVIMDYPLNQSWNNPHTVATMMAMAGLGRASQALLNLDGAADFHVKQVFFTSLPIVIGDSLSLGGQRNDVYVDITDVVGRKVAAMDEFVSQGYAGLFSRKLIESNNGEHGRIAGVNFAEAFCRLNAETHTTLPVTKAAMEQDVLTRHVAYSELNLRQMFPLT; this comes from the coding sequence ATGACGATCTACGCCCACCCGGCCGACACGATCACCAACTGCGGCGGCACGCTCGCCCGGCATGCCGATGCCGGCGACGAGGTCGTCGCGCTGATCCTGACCCACGGCGGGCGGATCCACGCGAACAAGTACGCCGAGGAGTGGCGGCGCGACAACCCCGATCCGTCCATCACCGGCGCCAGCCTCGACGAGATCATCGAGAACAAGAAGGGCGAGCTCCGCCGGGCCGCCTCGATCATCGGCATCGGCGAGGTGATCACGTTCGACCTCGACGACAACTTCGCCGCGGTGTCGGAGGACGTCGTCGACCGGATCGCATTCGAGCTCGCGCGCCAGCAGCCGGACGTCGTGATCATGGACTACCCGCTGAACCAGTCCTGGAACAACCCGCACACGGTCGCCACGATGATGGCGATGGCCGGCCTCGGACGCGCGTCCCAGGCGCTGCTCAACCTCGACGGCGCGGCGGACTTCCACGTCAAGCAGGTGTTCTTCACGTCGCTCCCGATCGTGATCGGCGACTCGCTGAGCCTGGGCGGGCAGCGCAACGACGTGTACGTCGACATCACCGACGTCGTCGGGCGCAAGGTGGCGGCGATGGACGAGTTCGTCAGCCAGGGGTACGCGGGGCTGTTCTCGCGGAAGCTGATCGAGTCGAACAACGGCGAGCACGGCCGCATCGCGGGCGTGAACTTCGCCGAGGCCTTCTGCCGCCTGAACGCCGAGACCCACACGACGCTTCCGGTGACCAAAGCCGCGATGGAGCAGGACGTGCTCACCCGGCACGTGGCGTACTCCGAGCTCAACCTGCGTCAAATGTTCCCGCTGACCTGA
- a CDS encoding TetR/AcrR family transcriptional regulator has translation MSRPSKPASAGSRSPRTSKTRASSTRKVAHGRSAGDARSRILDAAEHLIAENGFDATPTARIAEAAAVPKGLVFHYFPTKTELLTALISERTNADALRDVELEIVPGDVAGTLTRLAARFRESGHSSERMRRIIFRETETHPEVRDCVSGLYREAVKHVRDAVDAALGSAAVPDARREAVAATFAALLIHDANYQPMTGETLDLEEIASVLAAGLED, from the coding sequence GTGAGTCGTCCCTCCAAGCCCGCGTCTGCTGGTTCTCGAAGCCCCCGGACCAGCAAGACGCGGGCTTCGTCCACCCGCAAGGTCGCGCACGGCCGGAGCGCTGGCGACGCGCGGTCCCGGATCCTGGACGCTGCGGAACACCTGATCGCGGAGAACGGCTTCGACGCGACCCCGACCGCCCGGATCGCCGAGGCGGCGGCGGTGCCGAAGGGGCTGGTGTTCCACTACTTCCCGACAAAGACTGAGCTGCTGACCGCGTTGATCTCGGAGCGAACGAACGCGGACGCGCTGCGCGACGTCGAGCTGGAGATCGTCCCGGGCGACGTCGCGGGAACGCTGACGCGCCTGGCCGCGCGCTTCCGGGAAAGCGGGCACTCGTCGGAACGGATGCGGCGGATCATCTTCCGCGAGACCGAGACGCACCCGGAGGTACGGGACTGTGTGTCGGGGCTGTATCGCGAGGCGGTGAAGCACGTACGCGATGCCGTGGACGCCGCGCTCGGCTCCGCGGCGGTGCCGGACGCGCGGCGCGAAGCAGTGGCGGCGACGTTCGCGGCGTTGCTCATCCACGACGCGAACTACCAGCCAATGACGGGGGAGACCCTCGACCTCGAGGAGATCGCCTCAGTCCTCGCCGCCGGCCTAGAGGATTGA
- a CDS encoding SPW repeat protein, whose protein sequence is MDTKKWARWQDYVALLAGVVLALTPIWFNPNETGGVWAMIVLGVVLAGSALWSLQAPGAVASEWVHAILGVLMFVAPWVLSYANEAGAAWSSWIIGLVAVIVGLWALPESSQAHKKLVAG, encoded by the coding sequence ATGGACACCAAGAAGTGGGCCCGATGGCAGGACTACGTTGCCCTGCTTGCTGGCGTCGTTCTCGCTCTCACTCCGATCTGGTTCAACCCGAACGAGACCGGCGGCGTCTGGGCGATGATCGTTCTCGGAGTCGTGCTCGCCGGCTCCGCCCTCTGGTCGCTGCAGGCGCCCGGGGCTGTCGCGAGCGAATGGGTGCACGCGATCCTCGGCGTGTTGATGTTCGTCGCACCATGGGTGCTGAGCTACGCGAACGAGGCCGGAGCGGCCTGGTCCTCGTGGATCATCGGTCTGGTCGCGGTGATCGTTGGACTGTGGGCTCTGCCAGAGTCGTCACAAGCCCACAAGAAGCTCGTGGCAGGTTAG
- the glgX gene encoding glycogen debranching protein GlgX produces the protein MIETGGDAIDPWPDGHPPFGATVDQTGTTFAVWAPMARQVELCLFDGTEEKRLPLQDRTFGTWHGHVPGIGAGQRYGYRVTGSWDPVTGHRFNAAKLLADPYAKALTGAFVDHDAVYGHRRTTGDDTVRDDHDSAPYVPRSVVVADDFDWGADVRPRVPWGDTVLYELHIRGFTMRHPKVPPELRGTYAGLAHPAVLEELKALGVTTVELLPVHHFVSEPALLQRGMSNYWGYNSLGFFAPHATYAASGSEGQQVREFKAMVRALHEAGLEVVLDVVYNHTGEQNEAGPTLAYRGLHNPAYYRLRDHGRRSLDHTGTGNTLNLRNPHVVRLVTDSLRYWVEEMHVDGFRFDLAPALARATEDVDTAGPFLTVVGQDPVLSKVKLIAEPWDLGPGGYQLGAFPPPWSEWNDRYRDALRDFWRGVSPGGLWDLAYRLSGSSDRFRHNGRRPSASVNFVTAHDGFTLRDLVSYERKHNEANGEDNRDGTDNNRSWNGGVEGETSDPTVNALRQRQARNLLASLLLSAGVPMLTAGDERGRTQHGNNNAYCQDNEISWFDWSSSEPGWAELPEFVKTLLRLRREHPVFRRPRFFSGRLDGDEGRRDVGWFGPWGREMDHEAWHDPHLLTLGMFFAGDRTGRRLPNGEPVQDDSFLLWLHAGPAPIEAVLPSRPWADEYEVVLDTSEELTATHGRAGERLTLPARSVVLLCAS, from the coding sequence ATGATCGAGACGGGAGGGGACGCCATCGATCCGTGGCCCGACGGCCACCCGCCCTTCGGCGCGACGGTCGACCAGACGGGGACGACGTTCGCCGTGTGGGCACCGATGGCGCGCCAGGTGGAGCTGTGCCTGTTCGACGGCACCGAGGAGAAGCGGCTGCCGTTGCAGGACCGCACGTTCGGCACCTGGCACGGACACGTGCCCGGCATCGGTGCCGGCCAGCGGTACGGCTATCGCGTCACCGGCAGCTGGGACCCCGTCACCGGCCACCGCTTCAACGCCGCCAAGCTGCTCGCGGACCCGTACGCGAAGGCCCTCACCGGCGCGTTCGTCGACCACGACGCGGTGTACGGACACCGCCGCACCACCGGCGACGACACCGTGCGCGACGACCACGACTCCGCGCCGTACGTGCCCCGCTCGGTCGTCGTCGCCGACGACTTCGACTGGGGCGCCGACGTACGCCCGCGCGTCCCGTGGGGCGACACCGTGCTGTACGAGCTGCACATCCGCGGCTTCACGATGCGCCACCCGAAGGTCCCGCCGGAGCTGCGCGGCACGTACGCCGGCCTCGCCCATCCCGCGGTGCTCGAGGAGCTCAAGGCGCTCGGCGTCACGACCGTCGAGCTGCTGCCGGTCCACCACTTCGTCAGCGAGCCCGCGCTGCTGCAGCGCGGCATGTCGAACTACTGGGGCTACAACAGCCTCGGCTTCTTCGCCCCGCACGCCACCTACGCCGCGTCCGGCAGCGAGGGCCAACAGGTGCGCGAGTTCAAGGCGATGGTCCGCGCGCTGCACGAGGCCGGCCTCGAGGTCGTCCTCGACGTCGTCTACAACCACACCGGCGAGCAGAACGAGGCCGGGCCGACGCTCGCCTATCGCGGCCTGCACAACCCGGCGTACTACCGGCTGCGCGACCACGGTCGCCGCTCGCTCGACCACACCGGAACGGGCAACACGCTCAACCTTCGCAACCCGCACGTCGTCCGCCTCGTCACCGACTCGCTGCGGTACTGGGTCGAGGAGATGCACGTCGACGGGTTCCGTTTCGACCTCGCGCCGGCGCTGGCGCGGGCGACCGAGGACGTCGACACGGCCGGACCGTTCCTCACGGTGGTCGGGCAGGATCCCGTTCTGAGCAAGGTGAAACTCATCGCCGAGCCGTGGGATCTCGGGCCGGGCGGGTACCAGCTCGGCGCATTCCCGCCGCCGTGGTCGGAGTGGAACGACCGCTACCGCGACGCGCTGCGAGACTTCTGGCGCGGCGTTTCGCCAGGCGGGCTTTGGGATCTGGCGTACCGACTGTCGGGTTCGAGCGACCGGTTCCGCCACAACGGCCGGCGCCCGTCGGCTTCGGTCAACTTCGTCACCGCGCACGACGGCTTCACGTTGCGCGACCTGGTGTCGTACGAACGCAAGCACAACGAGGCGAACGGCGAGGACAACCGCGACGGCACCGACAACAACCGTTCCTGGAACGGCGGCGTCGAGGGCGAGACGTCCGACCCCACTGTCAACGCCCTGCGACAGCGGCAGGCGCGGAATCTCCTTGCCTCGTTGCTGTTGTCGGCCGGTGTACCGATGCTCACGGCCGGGGACGAACGCGGGCGGACGCAGCATGGCAACAACAACGCGTACTGCCAGGACAACGAGATCTCCTGGTTCGACTGGTCGTCCTCGGAGCCGGGATGGGCGGAGCTGCCGGAGTTCGTCAAGACGCTGTTGCGTCTGCGGCGCGAGCATCCGGTGTTCCGCCGGCCGCGGTTCTTCAGCGGCCGGCTCGACGGGGACGAGGGTCGGCGCGACGTGGGGTGGTTCGGGCCGTGGGGCCGGGAGATGGACCACGAGGCCTGGCACGACCCGCATCTGTTGACGCTCGGGATGTTCTTCGCCGGCGACCGGACGGGGCGGCGGCTGCCGAACGGCGAGCCGGTGCAGGACGACTCGTTCCTGCTCTGGCTGCACGCCGGCCCCGCACCGATCGAGGCCGTGCTGCCGTCCCGCCCGTGGGCGGACGAGTACGAGGTCGTACTCGACACGTCCGAGGAGCTGACCGCGACGCACGGACGGGCCGGGGAGCGCCTCACCCTCCCGGCCCGCAGCGTGGTCCTCCTCTGCGCCTCGTGA
- a CDS encoding GH116 family glycosyl-hydrolase, which yields MQQEVPIWPVLRTYDAAHSIRVALPLGGIGTGTITLGGRGDLRDWELRNRPAKGFAPDTAMFLLRVAEPDGTSQTRLLEGPIDPTQYEGGHGSQVKNHGLPRFRESEFHAAYPLGQLLLDDPDSLVSVRLQAFNPLVPTDADASGIPVAVLRYVVTNKTDRALDIAIAGSVQNFLAEERNANANREASGARGVLATTTGRETGDREWGSFALAVVGEDENDVTTRTSWADGLGWSGELLDFWSDFTADGRLDERETEAKRPVASVAAGTSVGAGETRALTFVLAWHFPNRKAWEDEDTTVGNYYTTKYADAWAVVADTAPQLAELERRTVDFVRAFVDSDLPVAVKDAALSNVSTLRTETCFRTPDGRFFGWEGCSDGGGCCYGNCTHVWNYEQTTPFLFGALAKSMRETEFVYGTGADGHMNFRIPLPLGEKKGDGVAAADGQMGCLVKLYREWKLSGDEDLLRTLWPKARKALEFAWIPGGWDADQDGVMEGSQHNTMDVEYFGPNPEVGSWYLAALRAGEEIARHVGDDEFAARCADLFARGSAWLDEHLFNGAYYVHEIRPVGSEDAIAPGLRLPGIGARNLLLPEFQIGDGCLADQLVGQYLAHIVGLGHLLNVENIKTTLQTILRENRREGVWEHFNPVRSYTLGDETGLLVASYPNGNQPERPFPYYAEVWTGLEYTAAIGMIYEGLVDEGVAVIETVRGRYDGQRRNPFDEAECGHHYVRAMAAWGAVPALTGFAYDGTTGALTFASSAQPVSWFWSNGHAFGTVRQEGGNVKLDVLGGEVRVDTLTLTGKGEAAVNRTLTAGDSAELTVPVP from the coding sequence ATGCAGCAGGAAGTCCCGATCTGGCCGGTCCTCCGCACGTACGACGCAGCGCACTCGATCCGGGTCGCCCTTCCCCTCGGCGGGATAGGCACGGGCACCATCACGCTCGGCGGTCGAGGCGACCTGCGCGACTGGGAGCTGCGCAACCGCCCCGCCAAGGGGTTCGCCCCCGATACGGCGATGTTCCTCCTCCGCGTCGCCGAGCCCGACGGTACGAGCCAGACCAGGCTCCTCGAGGGCCCGATCGACCCCACCCAGTACGAGGGTGGCCACGGCTCGCAGGTGAAGAACCACGGACTCCCGAGGTTCCGCGAGTCCGAGTTCCACGCCGCGTACCCGCTTGGCCAGCTCCTCCTCGACGACCCCGACTCGCTGGTGAGCGTGCGGCTGCAGGCGTTCAACCCACTGGTCCCGACCGACGCCGACGCGAGCGGCATCCCGGTCGCGGTACTGCGGTACGTGGTCACGAACAAGACCGACCGCGCCCTGGACATCGCGATCGCCGGCAGCGTGCAGAACTTCCTCGCCGAGGAGCGCAACGCGAACGCCAACCGCGAGGCGTCCGGAGCGCGCGGCGTCCTGGCCACCACGACGGGCCGAGAGACGGGCGACCGGGAGTGGGGCTCGTTCGCCCTCGCCGTGGTGGGCGAGGACGAGAACGACGTCACCACCCGCACCTCGTGGGCGGACGGGCTCGGCTGGAGCGGTGAGCTGCTCGACTTCTGGTCCGACTTCACCGCCGACGGCCGCCTCGACGAGCGTGAGACCGAGGCCAAGCGCCCCGTCGCCTCGGTCGCCGCTGGCACCTCGGTCGGTGCCGGGGAGACACGCGCGTTGACGTTCGTCCTCGCCTGGCACTTCCCGAACCGCAAGGCCTGGGAGGACGAGGACACCACGGTCGGCAACTACTACACGACCAAGTACGCCGATGCGTGGGCCGTCGTGGCCGACACCGCGCCCCAGCTCGCCGAGCTGGAGCGGCGGACGGTGGACTTCGTCCGCGCGTTCGTCGACAGCGACCTGCCGGTCGCCGTCAAGGACGCGGCGCTGTCGAACGTCAGCACGCTGCGGACCGAGACCTGCTTCCGTACGCCGGACGGCCGGTTCTTCGGCTGGGAGGGCTGCTCCGACGGCGGCGGCTGCTGCTATGGCAACTGCACGCACGTCTGGAACTACGAGCAGACCACGCCGTTCCTGTTCGGCGCGTTGGCGAAGTCGATGCGGGAGACCGAGTTCGTCTACGGCACGGGCGCGGACGGCCACATGAACTTCCGCATCCCGCTTCCGCTCGGCGAGAAGAAGGGCGACGGAGTGGCGGCGGCGGACGGCCAGATGGGCTGCCTCGTCAAGCTCTACCGGGAGTGGAAGCTGTCCGGCGACGAGGACTTGCTGCGTACGTTGTGGCCCAAGGCGCGCAAGGCGCTGGAGTTCGCCTGGATCCCGGGCGGGTGGGACGCCGACCAGGACGGCGTCATGGAAGGTTCGCAGCACAACACGATGGATGTCGAGTACTTCGGCCCGAACCCCGAGGTCGGCTCCTGGTACCTCGCCGCCCTGCGTGCCGGCGAGGAGATCGCAAGGCACGTGGGAGACGACGAGTTCGCGGCCCGCTGCGCGGACCTGTTCGCCCGCGGCTCGGCCTGGCTCGACGAGCATCTGTTCAACGGCGCGTACTACGTGCACGAGATCCGGCCGGTCGGCAGCGAGGACGCGATCGCTCCTGGCCTGCGGCTGCCGGGGATCGGCGCCCGCAACCTGCTGCTGCCGGAATTCCAGATCGGCGACGGCTGCCTCGCCGACCAGCTGGTGGGCCAGTACCTCGCGCACATCGTCGGGCTCGGCCACCTGCTGAACGTGGAGAACATCAAGACGACGCTGCAGACGATCCTGCGCGAGAACAGGCGAGAGGGCGTCTGGGAGCACTTCAACCCGGTGCGGAGCTACACCCTCGGCGACGAGACCGGGCTGCTGGTCGCGTCCTACCCGAACGGCAACCAGCCCGAGCGGCCGTTCCCGTACTACGCGGAGGTGTGGACCGGTCTGGAGTACACGGCGGCGATCGGCATGATCTACGAGGGCCTGGTCGACGAGGGCGTCGCGGTGATCGAGACCGTGCGCGGCCGGTACGACGGGCAGCGGCGGAACCCGTTCGACGAGGCGGAGTGCGGGCACCACTACGTCCGCGCGATGGCCGCGTGGGGCGCGGTGCCGGCGTTGACCGGGTTCGCGTACGACGGGACGACGGGGGCTTTGACGTTCGCCTCGTCGGCGCAGCCTGTGAGCTGGTTCTGGTCGAACGGACACGCCTTCGGCACGGTCCGTCAGGAGGGCGGGAACGTGAAGCTCGACGTGCTCGGCGGCGAGGTACGAGTCGACACGCTGACGCTCACCGGCAAGGGCGAGGCTGCCGTCAACCGCACCTTGACAGCCGGCGACTCGGCCGAGCTCACCGTCCCCGTGCCGTGA
- a CDS encoding RbsD/FucU family protein: MLRYRLTHPEILAALASAGHGSRVLIADGHYPFVTASGPNCTHVFLNLTPGLVSVPQVLELLVDAVPIESAAVMHPPKDQEAPEIFTEFSRLLGDSVPVDELDRYKFYDAARSEDVALVIATGEQRTYANILLTLGVASGA, from the coding sequence ATGCTTCGGTACCGGCTCACCCACCCGGAGATCCTCGCGGCGCTCGCGTCTGCGGGGCATGGGTCCCGCGTGCTCATCGCCGATGGGCACTATCCGTTCGTGACCGCTTCTGGCCCGAACTGCACGCACGTGTTTCTCAACCTGACCCCCGGACTCGTCTCGGTGCCCCAGGTGCTGGAGCTGCTCGTCGACGCGGTCCCCATCGAGTCCGCGGCCGTGATGCACCCGCCGAAGGACCAGGAGGCGCCGGAGATCTTCACCGAGTTCAGCCGGCTGTTGGGCGACTCGGTACCGGTGGACGAGCTGGACCGGTACAAGTTCTACGACGCGGCCCGGTCCGAGGACGTGGCGCTGGTGATCGCGACTGGGGAGCAACGGACGTACGCCAACATCCTGCTCACCCTGGGCGTCGCCTCGGGCGCCTAG
- a CDS encoding pyridoxamine 5'-phosphate oxidase family protein: MAPTAAKLRFPQGYGRATRTLRWAAVQAQLVEARVYWFASVRPDGRPHVVPLDGIWDDGIWYYGGAPETVHRRNIEASPFASIHLPDAGRVVVVDGEVRRTPRPPEEAARLAELSNAKYGYGSPASDYENALGLHPKRAIAWDTFPKDATRFTFD; this comes from the coding sequence ATGGCACCGACCGCCGCGAAGCTGAGGTTCCCGCAGGGGTACGGCCGCGCCACGAGGACGCTGCGCTGGGCCGCGGTCCAGGCGCAGCTCGTCGAGGCGAGGGTCTACTGGTTCGCCAGCGTGCGCCCCGACGGGCGGCCCCACGTGGTGCCGCTGGACGGCATCTGGGACGACGGCATCTGGTACTACGGCGGCGCGCCCGAGACCGTCCACCGGCGCAACATCGAGGCGAGCCCGTTCGCCTCGATCCACCTGCCCGACGCGGGGCGCGTGGTGGTCGTCGACGGTGAGGTGCGGCGCACGCCGCGGCCTCCGGAGGAGGCGGCGAGGCTCGCCGAGCTCTCGAACGCGAAGTACGGCTACGGCAGCCCCGCCAGCGACTACGAGAACGCGCTCGGCCTGCATCCGAAGCGGGCGATCGCGTGGGACACGTTCCCCAAGGACGCCACCCGGTTCACGTTCGACTAG